From a single Rhinolophus ferrumequinum isolate MPI-CBG mRhiFer1 chromosome 15, mRhiFer1_v1.p, whole genome shotgun sequence genomic region:
- the SMG9 gene encoding nonsense-mediated mRNA decay factor SMG9 isoform X2: MSESGHSQPGLYGIERRRRWKEPGPGGPQNLSGPGGRERDYIAPWERERRDGSEETSASVMQKTPIILSKPPAERSKQPPPPAAPAAPPAPAPLEKPIVLMKPREEGKGPTAPTNASTPEGTAPPPPAAPAPPKGEKEGQRPTQPVYQIQNRGMGTAAPAVMDPVVGQAKLLPPERMKHSIKLVDDQMNWCDSAIEYLLDQTDVLVVGVLGLQGTGKSMVMSLLSANTPEEDQRAYVFRAQSAEMKERGGNQTSGIDFFITQERIVFLDTQSLQIAAFLFTVCHVVIVVQDWFTDLSLYRFLQTAEMVKPSTPSPSHESSSLAGSDEGTEYYPHLVFLQNKARREDFCPRKLRQMHLVIDQLMAHSHLRYKGTLSMLQCNIFPGLPPDFLDSEVNLFLVPFMDSEAESENPPRAGPGSSPLFSLLPGYRGHPSFQSLVSKLRSQVMSMARPQLSHTILTEKNWFHYAARIWDGVKKSSALAEYSRLLA; the protein is encoded by the exons ATGTCTGAGTCTGGTCACAGTCAGCCTGGGCTCTATGGGATAGAGAGGCGGCGACGGTGGAAGGAGCCTGGCCCTGGCGGACCCCAGAATCTCTCTGGGCCTGGTGGTCGGGAGAGGGACTACATTGCACCCTGGGAAAGAGAGAGACGG GATGGCAGCGAAGAGACAAGTGCATCGGTCATGCAGAAAACCCCCATCATCCTCTCAAAACCTCCAGCAGAGCGG TCAAAGCAGCCACCACCTCCTGCAGCGCCTGCTGCCCCgcctgccccagcccctcttGAGAAGCCCATCGTCCTCATGAAGCCACGGGAGGAGGGGAAAGGGCCTACGGCCCCAACAAATGCCTCGACTCCCGAGGGCACCGCCCCGCCACCCCCTGCAGCCCCTGCGCCACCcaagggggagaaggaggggcagagacccaCACAGCCTGTGTACCAGATCCAGAACCGGGGCATGGGCACGGCCGCGCCGGCGGTCATGGACC CTGTCGTGGGCCAGGCCAAACTCCTGCCCCCAGAGCGCATGAAGCACAGCATTAAGTTGGTGGACGACCAGATGAATTGGTGCGACAGTGCCATTGAG TACCTGCTGGATCAGACCGACGTGTTGGTGGTTGGTGTCCTGGGCCTGCAAGGGACAGGCAAGTCCATGGTGATGTCGCTGTTGTCAGCCAACACTCCTGAGGAGGACCAGAG GGCATACGTTTTCCGGGCCCAGAGCGCCGAAATGAAGGAGCGAGGGGGCAACCAGACCAGTGGCATCGACTTCTTTATTACCCAAGAGCGGATTGTTTTCCTGGACACCCAG TCACTTCAGATTGCTGCCTTCCTCTTCACGGTCTGCCACGTGGTGATCGTCGTCCAGGACTGGTTCACGGACCTCAGTCTGTACAG GTTCCTCCAGACAGCAGAGATGGTGAAGCCCTCCACCCCGTCCCCCAGCCACGAGTCCAGCAGCTTGGCAGGCTCTGATGAGGGCACTGAGTACTACCCCCACCTGG TCTTCCTGCAGAACAAAGCTCGCAGAGAGGACTTCTGTCCTCGGAAGCTGCGGCAGATGCACCTGGTGATCGACCAGCTCATGGCACACTCCCACTTGCGTTACAAGG GTACTCTGTCCATGTTACAGTGCAACATCTTCCCTGGGCTCCCCCCCGACTTCCTGGACTCTGAGGTCAACCTGTTCCTGGTACCCTTCATGGACAGCGAAGCGGAAAGTGAAAACCCACCACGAGCAG GACCCGGTTCCAGCCCACTCTTTTCCCTGCTCCCTGGGTACCGTGGCCACCCCAGTTTCCAGTCCTTGGTGAGCAAGCTCCGGAGCCAAGTGATGTCCATGGCCCGGCCACAGCTGTCACACACGATCCTCACCGAGAAGAACTG
- the SMG9 gene encoding nonsense-mediated mRNA decay factor SMG9 isoform X1 gives MSESGHSQPGLYGIERRRRWKEPGPGGPQNLSGPGGRERDYIAPWERERRDGSEETSASVMQKTPIILSKPPAERSKQPPPPAAPAAPPAPAPLEKPIVLMKPREEGKGPTAPTNASTPEGTAPPPPAAPAPPKGEKEGQRPTQPVYQIQNRGMGTAAPAVMDPVVGQAKLLPPERMKHSIKLVDDQMNWCDSAIEYLLDQTDVLVVGVLGLQGTGKSMVMSLLSANTPEEDQRAYVFRAQSAEMKERGGNQTSGIDFFITQERIVFLDTQPILSPSILDHLINNDRKLPPEYNLPHTYVEMQSLQIAAFLFTVCHVVIVVQDWFTDLSLYRFLQTAEMVKPSTPSPSHESSSLAGSDEGTEYYPHLVFLQNKARREDFCPRKLRQMHLVIDQLMAHSHLRYKGTLSMLQCNIFPGLPPDFLDSEVNLFLVPFMDSEAESENPPRAGPGSSPLFSLLPGYRGHPSFQSLVSKLRSQVMSMARPQLSHTILTEKNWFHYAARIWDGVKKSSALAEYSRLLA, from the exons ATGTCTGAGTCTGGTCACAGTCAGCCTGGGCTCTATGGGATAGAGAGGCGGCGACGGTGGAAGGAGCCTGGCCCTGGCGGACCCCAGAATCTCTCTGGGCCTGGTGGTCGGGAGAGGGACTACATTGCACCCTGGGAAAGAGAGAGACGG GATGGCAGCGAAGAGACAAGTGCATCGGTCATGCAGAAAACCCCCATCATCCTCTCAAAACCTCCAGCAGAGCGG TCAAAGCAGCCACCACCTCCTGCAGCGCCTGCTGCCCCgcctgccccagcccctcttGAGAAGCCCATCGTCCTCATGAAGCCACGGGAGGAGGGGAAAGGGCCTACGGCCCCAACAAATGCCTCGACTCCCGAGGGCACCGCCCCGCCACCCCCTGCAGCCCCTGCGCCACCcaagggggagaaggaggggcagagacccaCACAGCCTGTGTACCAGATCCAGAACCGGGGCATGGGCACGGCCGCGCCGGCGGTCATGGACC CTGTCGTGGGCCAGGCCAAACTCCTGCCCCCAGAGCGCATGAAGCACAGCATTAAGTTGGTGGACGACCAGATGAATTGGTGCGACAGTGCCATTGAG TACCTGCTGGATCAGACCGACGTGTTGGTGGTTGGTGTCCTGGGCCTGCAAGGGACAGGCAAGTCCATGGTGATGTCGCTGTTGTCAGCCAACACTCCTGAGGAGGACCAGAG GGCATACGTTTTCCGGGCCCAGAGCGCCGAAATGAAGGAGCGAGGGGGCAACCAGACCAGTGGCATCGACTTCTTTATTACCCAAGAGCGGATTGTTTTCCTGGACACCCAG CCCATCCTGAGCCCCTCCATCCTGGACCACCTCATCAACAATGACCGCAAGCTGCCTCCAGAGTACAACCTTCCCCACACCTACGTTGAGATGCAG TCACTTCAGATTGCTGCCTTCCTCTTCACGGTCTGCCACGTGGTGATCGTCGTCCAGGACTGGTTCACGGACCTCAGTCTGTACAG GTTCCTCCAGACAGCAGAGATGGTGAAGCCCTCCACCCCGTCCCCCAGCCACGAGTCCAGCAGCTTGGCAGGCTCTGATGAGGGCACTGAGTACTACCCCCACCTGG TCTTCCTGCAGAACAAAGCTCGCAGAGAGGACTTCTGTCCTCGGAAGCTGCGGCAGATGCACCTGGTGATCGACCAGCTCATGGCACACTCCCACTTGCGTTACAAGG GTACTCTGTCCATGTTACAGTGCAACATCTTCCCTGGGCTCCCCCCCGACTTCCTGGACTCTGAGGTCAACCTGTTCCTGGTACCCTTCATGGACAGCGAAGCGGAAAGTGAAAACCCACCACGAGCAG GACCCGGTTCCAGCCCACTCTTTTCCCTGCTCCCTGGGTACCGTGGCCACCCCAGTTTCCAGTCCTTGGTGAGCAAGCTCCGGAGCCAAGTGATGTCCATGGCCCGGCCACAGCTGTCACACACGATCCTCACCGAGAAGAACTG